The following are encoded together in the Pedobacter sp. D749 genome:
- a CDS encoding SusD/RagB family nutrient-binding outer membrane lipoprotein — protein sequence MKNLIRIIAIAIWVTVISSCNKGFDKLNINPNNPTELDAAFLFTSAQFGTHGATMETEPTIVQQFVNPFSGITSAFNFNQLNQTYTSSKWNAEYTGTNTGATSSSGPVQLLVQILSQIKGNPARTNLYNEARIWKAYQFMMLVDSYGNVPYSEAGQAYLSNVLTPKYDNQAAIYTDLIKEVTEATAALDPAKDIVKADVFYGGNIAQWKRLGYSLLLRLGMRYSKIDPGKAQAIVQAAVTGGVMTSNADNCYLKYNTTYVNPVSQTITAIANTYYLAAPFVDQLKNSGDPRLKFISGKYANPLAAPTSVPDTISANQFGLPVGYSSATLSTAPGFRGANGSGFNYSQVNYSIFGSLTAPQFFITHAQTQFLLAEAAVRGWITGGSTPDVYYANGIRAAMDQWTTYNPAAIIPLATQNAFINNPVNAYNTANALNLINTQYWVASWGNGTEAFANFRRSGFPALSPNTIAGQNITGGFVRRFVYPTLELSANATNYQAAVADNGGPDNMDTRIFWDK from the coding sequence ATGAAAAATTTAATCAGAATTATAGCCATCGCCATCTGGGTTACAGTAATTTCCAGTTGCAATAAAGGGTTTGATAAATTGAATATTAATCCAAATAATCCGACAGAACTCGACGCGGCATTCTTGTTTACGAGTGCACAATTTGGAACGCATGGAGCTACGATGGAAACTGAGCCGACAATTGTGCAGCAATTTGTAAATCCGTTTTCGGGAATCACCTCGGCGTTTAATTTTAACCAGCTGAATCAAACTTATACTTCGTCAAAATGGAATGCTGAGTATACGGGAACAAATACTGGCGCAACAAGTTCTTCAGGCCCTGTTCAATTACTTGTGCAGATATTAAGCCAGATCAAAGGCAATCCGGCAAGAACAAATTTATATAACGAAGCCAGAATCTGGAAAGCCTACCAATTTATGATGCTGGTAGACAGTTACGGAAATGTACCTTATAGTGAAGCCGGACAAGCCTATTTATCAAATGTGCTTACCCCTAAATACGATAACCAGGCAGCGATTTACACCGACCTGATTAAAGAAGTTACGGAGGCAACGGCAGCTTTAGATCCGGCAAAGGATATCGTAAAGGCTGATGTGTTTTACGGTGGCAATATCGCCCAATGGAAAAGATTGGGGTATTCCTTATTGCTTCGGTTGGGCATGAGGTATAGTAAAATAGATCCGGGAAAAGCGCAAGCTATTGTGCAAGCTGCCGTAACTGGCGGTGTAATGACATCAAATGCCGACAACTGTTATCTGAAATACAATACCACTTATGTGAATCCCGTAAGCCAGACGATTACGGCAATAGCGAATACGTATTATTTAGCGGCTCCCTTTGTAGATCAACTAAAAAATAGTGGTGACCCGCGATTGAAGTTTATATCCGGAAAATACGCCAACCCATTAGCGGCGCCTACCTCCGTACCAGATACTATATCTGCAAACCAGTTCGGACTTCCTGTGGGCTATAGCAGTGCTACTTTATCAACCGCTCCGGGATTTAGAGGTGCTAACGGCTCCGGTTTTAATTATTCGCAGGTTAATTATAGTATTTTCGGCAGTTTAACTGCTCCGCAATTTTTTATCACTCACGCTCAAACGCAATTCCTGCTGGCAGAGGCCGCTGTTAGAGGCTGGATAACCGGTGGTAGTACACCAGATGTTTATTATGCTAATGGTATACGGGCGGCAATGGACCAATGGACAACCTATAACCCGGCAGCCATCATTCCTTTAGCTACGCAAAATGCATTTATTAATAATCCCGTTAACGCTTATAATACGGCAAATGCACTCAACCTGATTAATACGCAATATTGGGTGGCTTCCTGGGGCAATGGTACTGAGGCATTCGCCAACTTCAGGAGGAGCGGTTTTCCAGCCTTATCGCCCAATACCATCGCAGGGCAAAACATTACTGGTGGTTTTGTTCGACGCTTTGTTTATCCAACGCTTGAGCTTTCTGCAAATGCAACGAATTACCAGGCAGCGGTTGCAGACAATGGCGGGCCGGATAATATGGACACACGTATTTTTTGGGATAAATAG
- a CDS encoding SusC/RagA family TonB-linked outer membrane protein yields MMKKKLLPLVFTCTVLTVFILFESASASAGGLTTAIFSKSLPAKKLKLAPIGITGKVTDEQGVGLPGVSVAEKGTRNATITSSSGSYTINVANTNAVLVFTSIGYKPVEITVNAKTVVNVSMLAATNALNEVIVTALGIKREAKSLGYSAQKADVEALQTNRTTNLANSLEGQIAGLDVSPPAAGPGGSTKIRLRGQSSFTADNSPLIVINGLPMSQGASSSNGYTQNVDQGDNLQGINQDDIESMTVLKGSTAAALYGSRAVNGAIIITTKSGAKNSGIGIDFNSNFTVNQALDYTDFQYEYGQGENNIRPSSVGTAQSSGAWSFGVPFDNVPTFQFDGVQRPYAPVKDRIKTFFRLAPSWSNTVALSGGNDKGSFRVSLSNQDAQGIVPNNDFHKKIFNVGINYKLTEKLTAQFYVNYDHQFNNNPPLVGVQGNAIPTSIYRLANSISFDVLKAGAIDANGNETPTSRFATITNPYWILANQFQRQTKDHLLGTAVVRYQFFDWLYLQGRANMDLLQTTYESNTPTGTLAVSAAPTGLYNGSYGISTSSTRQNNFDFLLGGGHKWKDFSFNATVGGNHFPLITSTFNEAVTNFYIRDLYTIGNGVTANSSYNLTKQTVNSLYGTAEFSYKDLLYLNVTGRTDWYSVLARDIDHYFYPSVSGSFVFSELLPKTKWLNFGKLRVAVAETGSAQGVGAYNALTFLLAQNSFNGLPLGSINGTASPNTQIKPFGVNEKEIGIELRMFNNRVNLDVAAYHKKTTNQAVPISLSAATGYATTLVNLGGLANKGLEFNLELIPIQNKNFTWKTAFNSAFNSSKVLSLANNQSQLVVGSPEFFGSIVHMVGLPLNQIVGSTYKRDASGNIVLSGGKPVASDKPVSFGSGLPTATGGWLNTLNYKGFTFISHIDYKAGGKLLSSTSLNLLREGLSKESLPGREGGVIFPGVNATNGLPNTTAVNAEDFYANYRSTNILDPFIYSSSFVKLRSLSLGYDLSKFINKKYVKSLVLSAVCRNVLIIKKYTPNIDPEAIASSGDNLTGYEQASLPTTRTYGFNLNVKF; encoded by the coding sequence ATGATGAAAAAAAAATTACTTCCACTGGTATTTACCTGTACTGTGTTAACGGTATTCATTCTTTTCGAATCCGCAAGCGCTTCAGCTGGTGGGCTAACAACCGCAATATTTAGCAAATCTTTACCAGCAAAAAAGTTAAAATTAGCTCCGATAGGCATTACAGGTAAAGTGACCGATGAACAGGGCGTTGGTTTACCCGGCGTTAGCGTTGCTGAAAAGGGAACACGAAATGCCACTATAACCAGTTCATCCGGCAGTTATACGATAAATGTTGCCAATACCAATGCCGTGTTGGTGTTCACATCCATTGGCTATAAACCGGTAGAAATAACGGTAAATGCAAAAACCGTTGTTAATGTTTCAATGCTGGCGGCTACAAATGCTTTAAATGAGGTGATCGTAACTGCCCTCGGTATAAAGAGGGAGGCCAAAAGCCTGGGTTACTCGGCTCAAAAAGCTGATGTAGAGGCATTACAAACCAACCGCACGACTAACCTTGCCAATTCGCTTGAGGGCCAAATCGCCGGATTGGACGTTTCCCCTCCCGCTGCAGGGCCAGGTGGGAGTACAAAGATTCGTTTGCGTGGACAATCTTCTTTCACTGCAGACAATTCGCCGCTAATCGTAATCAATGGCTTGCCAATGTCGCAGGGTGCAAGCAGTAGCAATGGTTATACACAAAACGTAGACCAGGGAGATAATTTGCAAGGTATCAATCAGGACGATATCGAATCGATGACTGTTCTGAAAGGATCTACTGCTGCAGCCTTGTATGGTTCGCGTGCCGTTAACGGAGCAATCATTATTACCACAAAGTCGGGAGCTAAGAATAGTGGAATAGGGATTGACTTTAACTCTAATTTCACGGTAAACCAGGCGCTTGATTATACAGATTTTCAATATGAATACGGGCAAGGTGAGAATAATATTCGCCCGTCTTCAGTAGGTACTGCGCAGAGTTCTGGTGCATGGAGTTTTGGTGTGCCATTTGACAATGTACCAACGTTCCAGTTCGACGGCGTTCAACGTCCCTATGCGCCTGTTAAAGACCGGATAAAGACGTTCTTCAGACTTGCCCCATCCTGGAGTAATACCGTTGCACTTTCTGGCGGTAATGACAAGGGAAGTTTTCGGGTATCCCTTTCTAATCAGGATGCTCAGGGCATAGTGCCAAACAACGATTTTCATAAAAAGATTTTTAACGTTGGCATTAACTATAAACTTACCGAAAAATTAACTGCACAATTTTACGTTAACTACGATCACCAGTTTAATAACAATCCGCCACTTGTAGGCGTACAGGGAAATGCAATTCCTACCTCAATTTACAGGCTGGCTAACTCCATTTCTTTTGATGTACTCAAGGCAGGTGCAATAGATGCCAACGGAAATGAAACACCAACTTCGAGGTTTGCTACCATTACCAACCCCTACTGGATATTAGCGAACCAGTTTCAAAGACAAACAAAAGATCATTTATTAGGTACTGCTGTGGTCCGCTATCAGTTTTTCGATTGGCTATATCTTCAGGGCAGGGCAAATATGGACCTTTTGCAAACTACCTATGAATCAAACACTCCTACTGGTACGCTGGCCGTATCTGCAGCACCAACGGGACTGTATAATGGTAGCTATGGAATAAGTACATCAAGTACACGCCAGAATAACTTTGACTTCTTGTTGGGTGGCGGGCATAAGTGGAAAGATTTTTCATTTAATGCAACAGTAGGTGGTAATCACTTTCCCTTAATTACCTCTACATTTAACGAGGCGGTAACCAACTTTTACATCAGAGATTTATATACCATTGGGAACGGTGTTACGGCAAATTCGAGTTACAACTTGACTAAACAAACCGTAAATTCATTGTATGGTACTGCAGAATTTTCCTACAAAGATTTATTATACCTGAATGTTACCGGCCGTACAGACTGGTATTCGGTACTCGCCAGAGATATAGATCATTATTTCTACCCTTCAGTTAGCGGAAGTTTCGTTTTTTCGGAATTACTTCCAAAAACAAAATGGTTAAATTTTGGAAAGCTTAGAGTTGCTGTTGCAGAAACGGGGAGCGCCCAGGGAGTTGGCGCCTACAATGCATTAACATTTTTGCTTGCTCAGAATTCATTCAACGGGCTTCCATTAGGCAGTATAAACGGAACAGCTTCACCAAACACCCAGATTAAGCCTTTTGGCGTAAATGAAAAAGAAATTGGTATTGAGTTACGCATGTTCAACAATAGGGTGAATCTGGACGTGGCTGCATACCATAAAAAAACGACTAATCAAGCCGTTCCGATAAGCCTGTCTGCAGCAACCGGATATGCCACAACGCTGGTTAATTTAGGTGGTTTAGCCAATAAAGGATTAGAATTTAACCTGGAATTAATCCCCATCCAGAACAAAAACTTTACCTGGAAAACGGCTTTTAATTCTGCTTTCAACTCTTCAAAGGTATTGTCATTAGCGAACAACCAATCGCAACTGGTAGTGGGCAGTCCTGAATTTTTTGGGTCTATTGTCCACATGGTAGGCTTACCCCTTAACCAGATTGTAGGTTCCACTTACAAGCGTGATGCTTCCGGAAACATCGTATTATCGGGAGGCAAACCCGTAGCAAGTGATAAACCGGTTAGTTTTGGTAGTGGCCTTCCTACAGCAACAGGGGGCTGGCTAAATACGTTGAATTACAAAGGCTTTACCTTTATCTCCCATATTGATTATAAGGCAGGTGGTAAATTGCTCTCGAGCACAAGTTTAAACTTATTAAGAGAAGGTTTATCAAAAGAATCATTACCTGGCCGTGAAGGTGGCGTAATTTTTCCTGGCGTAAATGCTACTAATGGATTACCAAATACCACTGCTGTAAACGCAGAAGATTTTTACGCAAATTATCGTTCAACGAATATCTTAGACCCATTCATTTACAGCTCAAGCTTTGTTAAATTAAGAAGCCTTTCGTTGGGATACGACTTGTCTAAATTTATCAATAAAAAATACGTAAAAAGCTTAGTGCTATCGGCCGTATGCCGTAATGTATTGATCATCAAGAAATATACGCCCAACATTGATCCTGAAGCAATTGCCTCAAGCGGAGATAACTTAACAGGTTATGAGCAGGCATCACTACCAACAACACGTACTTACGGATTTAACTTAAATGTAAAATTCTAA
- a CDS encoding catalase family peroxidase, whose amino-acid sequence MKKDTLVTYLRKKRILFILVGILLIAGTLVLTFAWSAGLIGGRITTRTFLKDTPSTFPAGYRRAHGKGICFEGTFYASGKAVPFSIARVFAQHKVPVIGRFSLGSPDPYAPDNSTRTASMALMLTADDGEQWRMKLNNEPFFATRDAEGFLKQMEAYKPNPATGAPDPVRVAAFLKEYPEAKKYVKWDATAPWTRSFAGAQYNVINSFILIDEHGKKQAIRWSMRPHAPFTSWSVSQRKQASHDFLFEDLKKRIKKGPLYWDLVLTLAEPGDPVNDPSQVWPERRRQIVAGTLEVSHVFDQADGGCRDVNFDPTRVPKGITLSDDPVLAARAGIYSHSHSDRVREIGYGKATDAVGKPQHDNPKNK is encoded by the coding sequence ATGAAAAAAGATACTTTAGTTACCTATCTCAGAAAAAAGCGCATTCTGTTTATATTAGTTGGTATTCTGCTGATTGCAGGCACATTAGTTTTGACGTTTGCCTGGTCGGCAGGCCTGATTGGCGGACGTATTACTACCCGAACATTCCTAAAGGATACGCCCAGTACATTCCCGGCAGGCTACCGTCGTGCACATGGTAAGGGTATTTGTTTCGAGGGCACTTTCTATGCCTCCGGTAAAGCCGTACCATTTTCTATTGCGAGGGTATTTGCCCAGCATAAAGTTCCGGTTATAGGCCGTTTCTCATTGGGTAGTCCCGATCCCTATGCCCCTGATAATTCCACCAGAACGGCCAGTATGGCCTTGATGCTTACTGCTGATGACGGAGAACAATGGCGGATGAAACTGAATAATGAGCCTTTCTTTGCCACCCGTGATGCAGAAGGTTTTCTGAAACAAATGGAGGCCTATAAGCCCAACCCGGCTACGGGCGCTCCAGATCCGGTACGGGTGGCCGCTTTTTTGAAAGAATATCCGGAAGCAAAGAAATACGTAAAATGGGATGCTACCGCACCCTGGACCCGCAGTTTTGCCGGAGCACAGTACAACGTTATTAATTCGTTCATTTTAATTGATGAACATGGCAAAAAGCAGGCAATACGCTGGTCTATGCGGCCACACGCACCATTCACATCGTGGAGCGTAAGCCAACGTAAACAGGCCAGCCACGACTTCCTGTTTGAAGATTTGAAAAAGCGTATTAAAAAGGGGCCGCTATACTGGGATCTTGTGCTGACTTTGGCCGAACCAGGCGATCCGGTAAATGATCCTTCACAGGTTTGGCCGGAAAGGCGCAGACAGATAGTGGCAGGCACATTGGAAGTATCCCATGTTTTTGACCAGGCAGATGGTGGTTGCAGAGATGTTAACTTCGATCCAACCCGTGTGCCAAAGGGAATTACTCTTTCGGATGATCCGGTTCTGGCAGCCCGTGCCGGCATTTATTCTCATTCGCACAGCGATCGTGTACGGGAAATCGGCTATGGTAAGGCTACCGATGCAGTAGGCAAACCTCAACATGATAATCCTAAAAACAAGTAA
- a CDS encoding cytochrome b — MARKKNTPSIPPTHFNITARVLHWLMAAMILVMIFVGLGMVTSLTWRPWLLDLHVPLGVAILLLVIIRFVNRLSFSTPKMPASMSKFQSKAAGTLHWLLYGMMLALPLTGWAQLSAGGFPVKLFPGINLPPILPQSPFLYALLHDAHRVMAWVLFFMVVGHLSAALLHAWVYRDGIFSTITWGRKIINKSEKPSARAAE; from the coding sequence ATGGCTAGAAAGAAAAATACACCTTCGATTCCTCCAACGCACTTCAATATTACCGCGCGAGTATTGCACTGGTTGATGGCAGCAATGATCCTGGTCATGATATTTGTCGGCTTAGGTATGGTGACATCCCTAACCTGGAGGCCATGGTTGCTCGACCTCCATGTACCTTTAGGTGTAGCTATACTGCTGTTGGTCATTATCCGTTTTGTAAACAGGTTAAGTTTTTCCACGCCAAAAATGCCTGCCAGCATGTCCAAATTTCAATCAAAAGCAGCAGGAACCTTGCATTGGCTACTGTACGGTATGATGCTGGCTTTGCCACTTACAGGCTGGGCACAATTGTCTGCCGGAGGTTTTCCGGTAAAACTGTTTCCGGGTATAAATCTTCCTCCAATCCTTCCGCAGAGCCCATTTTTATATGCATTGTTGCATGATGCTCATCGTGTGATGGCCTGGGTACTTTTCTTTATGGTAGTGGGGCACCTTTCGGCAGCACTATTACATGCCTGGGTATATCGTGACGGGATATTTTCAACTATCACATGGGGAAGAAAAATTATTAATAAATCTGAAAAACCATCTGCCAGAGCGGCAGAATAA
- a CDS encoding Gfo/Idh/MocA family protein: MLNRRNFLSYAATAVGTTALLSALDNPAYALFSKTIGANDQINIGVIGIKGMGWSDLKAALKVPGVNLIALCDSDANVLDERMAELKSMNVDAAKVTRYKDYRALLDNKDVDAVIIGTPDHWHALMMIHAVQAGKDVYVEKPVGNSIVECSTMVKAQEKYNKVVQAGQWQRSQQHFKDAVDFVKSGQLGNIRTVKVWCYQGWMKPAPVVPDTLPPAGVDYAMWLGPANKRAFNASRYHFNFRWFWDYAGGLMTDWGVHLLDYGLLGMNSPVPKTISALGGRFAYPDLYEETPDTLTTLYEFDKFNMVWDSAMGIDNGSYNRNHGIAYIGNNGTLILNREGWEVIEEKVSGNKVSKPFVKSSDNGLNNHMVNFFSVVRSRKKEELNCSIQDAAHVATVAQMGNLAFRSGQKLSWNHAKHQFTDQKINDKYLLAPYHNGYSLPKV; the protein is encoded by the coding sequence ATGTTAAACCGTAGAAATTTCCTCAGCTACGCTGCAACCGCAGTAGGAACCACTGCCCTGCTTTCTGCATTAGATAATCCTGCCTATGCCCTTTTCAGTAAGACGATTGGCGCAAACGACCAAATCAATATTGGTGTAATCGGAATCAAAGGCATGGGATGGTCCGACCTCAAAGCGGCCCTCAAAGTACCGGGCGTAAACCTCATCGCCCTTTGTGATAGTGATGCCAATGTGCTTGATGAAAGAATGGCCGAATTAAAGTCGATGAATGTTGACGCCGCAAAAGTAACAAGATATAAAGATTATCGTGCACTGCTTGATAATAAAGATGTCGACGCCGTAATTATCGGAACACCTGATCACTGGCATGCCCTGATGATGATCCATGCTGTACAGGCAGGTAAAGATGTATATGTTGAAAAACCGGTCGGCAACTCTATTGTCGAATGCAGTACCATGGTTAAAGCGCAGGAAAAATACAATAAAGTTGTGCAGGCAGGTCAATGGCAGCGCAGTCAGCAACATTTTAAAGATGCTGTTGATTTTGTAAAGAGCGGCCAGTTAGGAAACATCAGAACGGTAAAAGTATGGTGTTACCAGGGCTGGATGAAACCTGCTCCCGTAGTGCCTGATACCTTACCTCCTGCAGGCGTTGATTACGCCATGTGGCTTGGGCCGGCGAATAAAAGAGCATTCAATGCCAGCAGATATCACTTCAATTTCCGCTGGTTCTGGGATTATGCCGGTGGCTTAATGACCGACTGGGGTGTGCATTTACTGGATTATGGCTTGCTGGGTATGAATTCACCAGTACCAAAAACCATATCTGCATTAGGTGGCCGCTTCGCCTATCCCGATCTGTACGAAGAAACGCCTGATACGCTCACTACCTTATATGAGTTTGACAAGTTTAACATGGTTTGGGATTCTGCCATGGGCATCGATAATGGCTCTTATAACCGCAACCATGGCATTGCCTATATCGGTAACAACGGCACGCTGATCCTCAACAGGGAAGGCTGGGAAGTGATTGAAGAAAAGGTAAGCGGCAATAAAGTGAGCAAGCCCTTTGTTAAATCCTCAGATAATGGACTAAACAATCATATGGTCAATTTCTTTAGTGTGGTCAGATCCAGAAAAAAAGAAGAACTGAATTGTTCTATACAGGATGCCGCGCATGTAGCTACCGTTGCCCAAATGGGAAATCTTGCCTTCAGAAGCGGACAAAAACTATCATGGAACCATGCCAAACATCAGTTTACAGACCAGAAGATCAACGATAAATACCTGTTGGCACCGTATCACAACGGTTACAGCTTACCCAAAGTTTAA
- a CDS encoding fumarylacetoacetate hydrolase family protein, whose amino-acid sequence MRIYNTSSGIIINHDDQYFLTAEKSWDKFVNRSNLFKVVSSELQQLQPNEDLQALTNSAVLTPIGNQEVWASGVTYFRSREARIEESKEAQGGDFYARVYDADRPELFFKSPAYRTVGSGGNIRIRADSKWNVPEPELTLFICSAGTIEGYTIGNDVSSRDIEGENPLYLPQAKSYNGATALGPCLLVTEGPIDPDTDISIEISRDSAILFKEKISINQMKRKHTELVAYLFRELDFPHGTYLMTGTGIIPTDDFTLQSGDMVKITISEIGSLINTVA is encoded by the coding sequence ATGAGAATTTATAACACCTCCAGCGGGATTATTATCAACCACGATGACCAATATTTTTTAACAGCAGAGAAAAGCTGGGATAAGTTTGTAAACAGGAGTAACCTCTTTAAAGTGGTCAGCAGTGAGTTGCAACAACTCCAGCCTAACGAAGATTTACAAGCGCTCACCAATTCAGCTGTTTTAACGCCTATAGGTAACCAGGAGGTATGGGCATCTGGTGTAACCTACTTTCGTAGCAGGGAAGCCAGAATAGAGGAATCAAAAGAAGCACAAGGCGGAGATTTTTATGCCAGGGTATATGATGCAGACCGACCAGAACTTTTTTTTAAATCGCCAGCTTACCGTACAGTAGGTTCCGGAGGAAACATACGGATCAGGGCAGATTCTAAATGGAACGTACCTGAACCGGAACTGACCTTATTTATTTGCTCAGCAGGCACTATAGAAGGTTATACAATCGGTAATGATGTATCATCGAGAGACATTGAGGGCGAAAATCCACTTTATCTGCCGCAGGCAAAATCATACAATGGAGCTACCGCTTTAGGCCCTTGCCTTTTAGTAACAGAGGGTCCAATAGATCCGGATACCGATATCAGTATCGAAATATCCAGAGATTCAGCAATCCTTTTTAAGGAGAAAATTTCCATTAATCAAATGAAACGTAAGCATACGGAATTAGTGGCTTACTTGTTTCGGGAATTGGATTTCCCCCATGGAACCTATTTAATGACAGGCACAGGAATAATTCCCACCGATGATTTCACTTTACAAAGCGGAGACATGGTAAAAATAACCATTTCAGAGATTGGTTCACTTATAAATACCGTAGCGTGA
- a CDS encoding AraC family transcriptional regulator, with amino-acid sequence MKATLKKATPNPEHSFNIHKDIGHAILSAWHYHPECELLVVKRTYGTCLIGDHVGPFKNGDVFLFGSNLPHTFRCEQKYLESDTEKVGETIVVLFENNIWGDAFLNLPEISPIVKLLNTSKLGLRLKGATRRKVGKIAEEMLHESPARKLISLLSALEIIAATKEYEIISSNGFNPEVNSIDQNRINTIFEYTFNNYHKKVALEDVAELINMGKHSFCRYFKSKTKKTYIQFLMEVRIGNACRLLLEEEFNMTEVGYACGYNNISHFYHQFKALTKKNPMDYRYNYLKTEEKKFA; translated from the coding sequence ATGAAGGCTACGTTAAAAAAGGCTACTCCAAACCCGGAGCATTCCTTTAATATCCATAAGGATATAGGGCATGCGATATTAAGCGCCTGGCATTATCACCCCGAGTGCGAACTGTTAGTTGTTAAAAGAACTTATGGTACCTGCCTGATAGGCGACCATGTTGGTCCGTTTAAAAATGGTGATGTATTTTTATTTGGATCAAACCTGCCACATACTTTCCGGTGTGAACAAAAATACCTGGAAAGCGATACCGAAAAAGTTGGAGAAACCATCGTGGTTCTTTTTGAAAACAACATTTGGGGTGATGCATTTTTGAATCTTCCTGAAATTAGTCCGATTGTGAAATTGCTGAATACAAGTAAGCTGGGTTTGCGTTTAAAAGGAGCAACCAGGCGAAAGGTTGGTAAAATAGCGGAAGAAATGCTTCACGAATCGCCTGCCCGTAAATTAATCAGTTTATTATCCGCTTTAGAAATCATAGCGGCTACGAAAGAATATGAAATTATATCATCCAACGGCTTTAACCCAGAGGTGAACAGCATCGACCAAAACCGCATTAACACGATATTCGAATACACGTTTAATAATTACCACAAAAAAGTAGCGCTGGAGGATGTAGCTGAATTAATTAACATGGGAAAACACTCTTTTTGCAGGTACTTTAAATCCAAAACAAAGAAAACATACATCCAGTTTTTAATGGAAGTGAGAATTGGAAATGCATGCCGATTGTTGTTAGAAGAGGAATTTAACATGACTGAGGTGGGCTATGCCTGTGGCTACAATAATATTTCTCATTTCTATCATCAGTTTAAAGCGCTTACGAAAAAAAATCCAATGGATTACCGATATAATTATCTTAAAACGGAAGAGAAAAAATTTGCGTAG